Proteins from a genomic interval of Youhaiella tibetensis:
- a CDS encoding alpha-mannosidase: MNALAGKLGLLDDDIKQENKLLRLAEDLRTKILTPIQGDFQWHYSEADLSADEALSADWRKWASFGPRSVWSKKQGHTWFAAEVVVPEAAKGKVLVLKFTSQWQDRPGTTDPQCLAYLDGHIAQAIDGNHTELVVARNARPGSKRTLLVNAFTFFDRPLVGFKVEFMVRNERAEKLYYDIMTPLEVATRLPQNDGRRHAVFNLVDEALRALDRRDGVTPEFEASLGAAEKIAARIYKLVDTETQPTVSAVGHTHLDVGWLWRVMHTRDKTGRSFATVLALMEEFPDFVFMYNQSVLFDFLKSDYPELWRRLKERVKGKQFEIEGAMWVEPDVNIVSGESLVRQIMRGRRFHQEEFGVTPKVVWLPDTFGYSANLPQVMEKSGLKYFVTSKLSWNDTDRHPYDTFFWKGIDGTVTKAQLITAQRFESEAIFTTYNSDLSVSEVMGAWKRYEPKAVNDEVLVCYGYGDGGGGPTRAMIQRGERLARGIPGAPKVKLEGIVPFLDRLGKRMEAEAARFPVWNGELYLEYHRGTLTSVARNKANNRNAERALRELEYLSALAAATEGAKYPRDDINAFWETILINQFHDILPGTSIPEVYVDSDAEYAGLFSTLASANGPWQTAARTIAKPAAGEIKLFNFTGHDRANALVSLDGGDLASAALSSDGQVAPFQQLTAANGETSFAAPVANVPSLGWSTALLVDGPGPKLRTSLKVSPTKLENDLIKVTFDKSGEITSVIDKASERELIKAGEKANRLVAYEDKPMNWDAWDIDRYFEEQFWPLADAKARIEVVETGPYRAAIRIERPYHNSKIVQVVSLEEGARQVTFDTFIDWQERQQVLKALFPFDLNASEIRSEIQFGHVKRATHRNTSWDRARFEASMHRWVDISEADFGAALINDAKYAYDALEQLVRITLVRGSTFPSPEADLGEHHFRYALFVHEGVSDLEQVQVAAERFNNPVAVIGDTTRRAEPAGTGPSFSFASVDTDSVTLETVKQAENGDGLILRVFEHANRRARPTIGFGLPVKSVELVNLMEEGGEKIAVKDGKVTLSLRPFEIATLRIRT, encoded by the coding sequence ATGAACGCGCTGGCCGGAAAGCTCGGGCTTCTCGACGACGACATCAAGCAGGAGAACAAGCTCCTGCGCCTCGCCGAGGACCTGCGCACCAAGATCCTCACCCCCATCCAGGGTGACTTCCAGTGGCATTACAGCGAGGCGGACCTGAGCGCGGACGAGGCCCTGAGCGCCGATTGGCGCAAATGGGCCTCGTTCGGCCCGCGCTCGGTCTGGTCCAAGAAGCAGGGCCACACCTGGTTCGCCGCCGAGGTCGTGGTGCCCGAAGCTGCGAAGGGCAAGGTGCTCGTCCTCAAGTTCACCTCGCAATGGCAGGACCGCCCCGGCACCACCGACCCGCAATGCCTGGCCTATCTCGATGGCCACATCGCCCAGGCGATCGATGGCAACCACACCGAGCTGGTCGTCGCCCGCAACGCCAGGCCGGGCAGCAAGCGCACGCTTTTGGTCAACGCCTTCACCTTCTTCGATCGCCCGCTCGTCGGGTTCAAGGTCGAGTTCATGGTGCGCAACGAGCGCGCCGAAAAGCTCTACTACGACATCATGACCCCGCTCGAGGTCGCCACGCGCCTGCCGCAGAATGACGGGCGCCGCCACGCGGTGTTCAACCTCGTGGACGAAGCCCTGCGCGCCCTCGACCGCCGCGACGGCGTCACCCCCGAATTCGAGGCCTCGCTCGGCGCCGCCGAAAAGATCGCCGCCCGCATCTACAAGCTCGTCGATACCGAAACCCAGCCGACCGTCTCGGCGGTGGGTCACACCCATCTGGACGTGGGCTGGCTCTGGCGCGTCATGCACACCCGCGACAAGACCGGGCGTTCCTTCGCCACCGTCCTCGCGCTCATGGAGGAATTCCCCGACTTCGTCTTCATGTACAACCAGTCGGTGCTCTTCGATTTTCTCAAGAGCGACTATCCCGAGCTCTGGAGGCGCCTAAAGGAGCGTGTGAAGGGCAAGCAGTTCGAGATCGAAGGCGCCATGTGGGTGGAGCCGGACGTCAACATCGTCTCGGGCGAAAGCCTCGTGCGCCAGATCATGCGCGGCCGCCGCTTCCACCAGGAAGAGTTCGGCGTCACCCCCAAGGTGGTCTGGCTGCCCGACACCTTCGGCTATTCCGCCAACCTGCCGCAGGTGATGGAAAAGTCCGGGCTCAAATATTTCGTCACCTCAAAGCTCTCCTGGAACGACACCGACCGGCACCCCTACGACACCTTCTTCTGGAAGGGCATCGACGGCACAGTCACCAAGGCCCAGCTCATCACCGCGCAGCGCTTCGAGAGCGAAGCCATTTTCACAACCTATAATTCCGACCTCTCGGTCAGCGAAGTGATGGGCGCCTGGAAGCGCTACGAGCCCAAGGCCGTCAACGACGAGGTCCTGGTCTGCTACGGCTATGGCGATGGCGGCGGCGGACCGACCCGCGCCATGATCCAGCGCGGCGAGCGCCTGGCCCGAGGGATACCGGGCGCGCCCAAGGTCAAGCTCGAGGGCATCGTTCCCTTCCTCGATCGGCTCGGCAAGCGCATGGAGGCCGAGGCCGCCCGTTTCCCGGTATGGAACGGCGAACTCTATCTCGAATACCACCGCGGCACCCTGACCTCCGTTGCCCGCAACAAGGCCAACAACCGAAACGCCGAGCGGGCGCTGCGCGAACTCGAATACCTCTCGGCCCTCGCCGCCGCGACGGAAGGCGCCAAATACCCCAGGGACGACATCAACGCCTTCTGGGAGACCATCCTCATCAACCAGTTCCACGACATCCTGCCGGGCACCTCGATCCCCGAGGTCTACGTGGATTCGGACGCCGAATATGCCGGGCTCTTCTCGACGCTCGCTTCGGCCAACGGTCCCTGGCAGACCGCCGCGCGCACCATCGCCAAACCAGCGGCGGGTGAGATCAAGCTCTTCAACTTCACCGGTCACGACCGCGCCAATGCGCTGGTCTCGCTCGATGGCGGCGACCTCGCCAGCGCGGCCCTGTCCTCGGATGGCCAGGTCGCCCCGTTCCAGCAACTGACCGCCGCCAACGGCGAAACCAGCTTCGCCGCCCCGGTCGCCAACGTGCCTTCGCTCGGCTGGTCCACCGCATTGCTCGTCGACGGCCCTGGCCCCAAGCTGCGCACCAGCCTCAAGGTCTCGCCCACAAAGCTCGAAAACGACCTCATAAAGGTCACCTTCGACAAGTCGGGCGAAATCACCTCGGTCATCGACAAGGCCTCCGAGCGCGAGCTCATCAAGGCCGGCGAGAAGGCCAACCGCCTCGTTGCCTATGAAGACAAGCCGATGAACTGGGACGCCTGGGACATCGACCGCTATTTCGAAGAGCAGTTCTGGCCGCTCGCCGACGCCAAGGCCAGGATCGAAGTCGTCGAAACCGGCCCCTATCGCGCCGCCATCCGCATCGAGCGCCCCTACCACAATTCCAAAATCGTGCAGGTCGTCTCGCTGGAGGAGGGCGCCCGCCAGGTCACGTTCGATACCTTCATCGATTGGCAGGAGCGCCAGCAGGTCTTGAAGGCCCTGTTCCCCTTCGATCTCAACGCCTCGGAAATCCGCTCGGAAATCCAGTTCGGCCACGTCAAGCGCGCCACCCACCGCAATACCAGCTGGGACCGCGCCCGCTTCGAGGCCTCCATGCATCGCTGGGTCGACATCTCGGAAGCCGATTTCGGCGCCGCGCTTATCAACGACGCCAAATACGCCTATGACGCGCTCGAACAACTCGTCCGCATCACCCTCGTGCGCGGCTCGACCTTCCCCTCGCCCGAAGCGGACCTCGGCGAGCACCACTTCCGCTACGCACTCTTCGTTCACGAAGGCGTCTCGGACCTTGAACAGGTCCAGGTCGCCGCCGAGCGCTTCAACAATCCCGTCGCCGTCATCGGGGATACCACGCGGCGCGCCGAACCGGCCGGCACCGGGCCATCGTTCTCCTTTGCCAGCGTGGACACCGATTCCGTCACCCTCGAAACCGTCAAGCAGGCCGAGAACGGAGATGGGCTGATCCTGCGCGTCTTCGAGCACGCCAACCGCCGCGCCAGGCCGACCATCGGCTTCGGCCTGCCGGTGAAATCGGTGGAACTGGTCAACCTCATGGAAGAGGGCGGCGAGAAGATCGCGGTC